Proteins encoded by one window of Monoglobus pectinilyticus:
- a CDS encoding RusA family crossover junction endodeoxyribonuclease: MIKFTISGRLPSLNDYINVCRHNKYKAATFKKRIDTQIISEIRKQRIGKAKTPVYIEFLWVEKDRRRDLDNIYSGKKYILDALQTAGVIPNDSQKYVMGLVDTVAFDKANPRVEVTIYEE; encoded by the coding sequence ATGATAAAATTTACGATAAGCGGCAGGCTGCCGAGCCTTAATGATTATATCAACGTATGCAGGCACAACAAATATAAGGCGGCGACATTTAAGAAGCGGATTGACACTCAGATAATTTCTGAGATACGGAAACAGCGGATAGGCAAAGCAAAAACGCCGGTATACATAGAATTTTTATGGGTTGAGAAAGACAGACGACGGGACCTTGACAATATATACTCCGGTAAAAAGTATATACTGGACGCACTGCAGACCGCCGGAGTTATACCAAACGACAGTCAGAAATATGTAATGGGTTTGGTGGATACGGTTGCTTTTGATAAAGCAAACCCCAGGGTAGAAGTTACGATTTACGAAGAATAA